From the Coffea eugenioides isolate CCC68of chromosome 1, Ceug_1.0, whole genome shotgun sequence genome, the window TGTTATGAAAGTTTTTATCTATGACCCAATAAAAGTTATTGttagaaattttattttttgcttttttcttataattattcTACAGTTGTACTAAAAGGATAATGTTTAATAtttgttgtttacttgtttctcaatatTAATCATATTTCAGAAGGACGCATGGAGTCAGGAGGAAGAAAAACTGTTGGTGGAAGCTCATATAGAGGTTGGGAACAGATGGGCAGAAATTGGCAAAAGAATTCCAGGAAGGACTGAAAACTCCATAAAGAATCACTGGAATGCCACAAAAAGAAGGCAGAATTCCAAGAAAAAGTTCAAGAAACCTGAAGGAGTACATAATGGAAGAAATCAATCAACCATTCTACAAGAGTATATCAAGAGTACTTGTTTCAACGATGATTCTTTAATCAACATTAGCACAGGCCCTAGCTCCACCACCATGATACCAGTCAACAGTGCAGCTACCCAAATAACCCCATCTAACTCCGTTATATCAGAAGACCCTACATCAGCTCATTTCAATATGCTTTATCCAGAGCTATCTCAATCAGCTTCTGGTGATTCCTCGTCCTATCTAGCTCAACACTCATATGATGATGAGATGAATTTCATGCAAAACTTATTTGGGAGCTATAACCTGAATGTCTCCACATCCTGCAAGAACGATAAAGGAAAGGCTCCTCTAGATATTGGAATTAATCAGAAGGACAAGTGTTCTACTTCTTTCAACTCTTCTGGGTACAACAGCACTAATTCTAACAATCAGGATTTTGGTGGAAATTTAGATTATGGGTTTTTTCCATCTTTTGCTGAGCCAAGCTTGCCGACCAGAACTTATCTAGGTGACCAAGAGAGTAATCAGCCTATCCGTATGTACTCGGACGCTTATCTCTCTCATATTTTGGATGGAGGCAATGTCTTATGTGCTCTTCCTGAGGTCTACCCTAGCAATATGAATATGGAGAAGATGATGATAGATCAAGCCAGTCCTTCAGTTGGAAAAGAGGTGGACTTAATAGAGATGATCTCAAATTCTCAATTTGCTCGAAAAAATGCTACTAATAACTTTGTATTTTAAAATTGGTTTGGTGAAGATTGTGATCATATTTTAGGGTTTCGAAGAACTTTTGAAATTCTACAACTTTTTATTGTTAATATAGAACCAAATTTTGAGCATCTCTAGCTCAATTCTAACTTCGGCTAGGATTGGCATTTTTCTGATCAATTTGCGCAAGACTTTGTCAAAAAGTTATGTTTAATGGCTATGTTTTAAAGTGTGAAtgattttctaattttgttCTTGAATCTTATAATGTTTTGGTCTCTAGATGTTAGTTTTCTGTTTTCAGTTGTATGCACAACCATAATGTTTTTCTTGAATAGGTGTGTCAACCATTGTGGTTCCTCAGtttctcttatttttatcgTCCTACATTCTCAAACAGTTAGTGTAGTGCCGGTTTCAAGGTTCTATGCATTTGACGAAAGTTTCGTTTCCttataagaaagaaaagtgCAACACTAAAGAATGGCTCCAGCCGTCCATTTATCCTTACATTCTGCAATGTTGTTGCCTATATGGTGATGAAAAGCATCACtaaatacaaagaaaaaaatgctTATTGTGCAGTTGTACCTCAACCCTTTTTGTTGTGATGTCAAAATAGACTTTAGAGGACACTTCTTGTGATGGTAGATTAGTACCACTAGCTTTATTGGATAGTGTTGGTTTACAATAAAAATCAACTTCTATTTTTGggataaataaaaatatgaaggtttttaaaattaatattaactATATTAAATGGTTAATTTTAACTACATTACCGTCATTACGGAAATAATGATTAACTATTTCTGGTAATTAATAAGGTGATGTCATTTCTAACGTCCAAGATTCATTGacatgaaaaaaaatttgataacttaataaatatattaatcGACTCCCatctaaaaaaattaatcaattcaGTTCACCAGTaatgttgaaattcaaaacATTTTGGTGCACTTGTTTTCATAGCGAGAAAGGATAATATATTTCTATCAACGATATTAAATaatgttgaaattcaaaaaatttggtGCACTTGTTTTCATAGTGAGAAAGGATAATGTGTCTATTTTTaggataaataaaattttgaaaattttaaaaaataaatataatggTCTCAAATGATTAATTTCTAATAGTAGCTAACAACTTCTCAATAATTAAGTCGATGTCATCTCAAACGTCAAAATTTTGtagatatgaaaaaaaattttatagcaCAATAAATACGTTAGTAAAACCATCTAAAAAATTTGGTTGTTTTAGTCagccaaaaattttgaaattcaaataattttggTACACTTATTTTCATAGCAAATAAGAATGATATATTTTTATTCACTATTTTGCAACAAAAAATGCAGTATGTTTTTAGGATAAATAAAATTCTTAAACTTTTACAAAATAATATTAAGAGTCTTTAGTGATTAAGTTTAACAGTAATATTGTTGTTATTATTTTAACAATAATTTAGGACTTGTCGACAAATGGGATGACATCATATCAAACATCATAGATTTGTTGACATGAAAAAAGTATTTGATAGCATAATAAATGCATTAGTTATTTATCTCAAGAAATTAATTGAGCTGGTCCACAAATGAggttgaaattcaaaaaattttggtaCACATATTTTCGTTGCAATGAGGAAAAATACATTTCTAtcaacattttttaaaaaaataaggttttttaaaaatataaataaaatttttgaaaattttaaaaattaatagtAGTGATTAAGCTTTATGGTACATCACAGTCGTTACTTTAATGACAATCAACGACTTGTCGATAGTTTGGATGGTGTTATCCTGAACATCAAAGCTTCgtcaacataaaaaaaaaataaaattgatagCATAATAAATGTGTTAATCCGTGCCATCTAAAAAATTTAATCACTTTGGTTCACCAATGATGTTGACATTCAAAAAGTTTAGGTACACTTATTTTCataacaagaaaggaaaaataaatttctatcaactattttgcatcaaaactaaattttttaGGATAAATAAAATtctaaaatatttgaaatttgaTATTAACGGTCATAAACGATAAAGTCTAACGATATATTGTCGTCATCATTTTAACGATAATTACTGATTTCTCGATTTTGATGATATCATCTTAAAAGTCAATGATTCGTCGACGTGGAAAAATATTTGGTAGTATAATAAATGTGTTAATCGATGACATCTAGAAAAATATTAATCCACTAGGGCCACTAATATTATTAAAGTTCAAAAAGTTTTGGTGAACTTATGTTCATATGTCCAAGAAATTTTAAAGTTAATTATTCAACCATTTTGCAAAAAAGAAAGATCTATGTTTAGGATAAATAATATTCTGAAACTCTTTTAAATTAATATTGGCACTCCTAAACGACTAGGTTTAACGGAATATGTAGTCATTATTTGACAATAATCACAAATTTTCAATAATTAGGATGATATCATCTCAAACGTCAAACTTTCACCAACATGAAAAAGATTTGGTAATACACTAAATGTGTTAATCAGCACCATCTTAAAAGATAATCAATTGTATCCACTAATAATATCAATATATTCAAAAAGTTTAGGTGCacttatttcaaaatatataaggAAGAATAATACATTTCTAATGAAAAAATTTGGAGGTTGACTACTCAACCATTACCTTTCAAACTAATTGCTCAGgcacaaaaattaaaaattggcAGAGTTGATGATCCTTGCCCTCTTTTAACTACTCAAGAATCTTGTTTGGGGTCGAGAGAGATGGCAAAAGATCGGTCATTTTGGTCATGAACACCAATACTTTTCTAGTGTGAACACTTTTGAGTTGGTTCTTGGATAAAGTCAGGTGGCCTTTGGACGAATGCATGATGACGGTGATGACGAAAGAAAAAGGACAAGTGAGCTAAACTTCCCATGGTTCTCTTACCTTCGATTTgtagtttttttcttttataagaAGGTTtcctgaaaatttttttttttcatgcaaTTTTTGATAGTCTCAATTGTCacgtggatttttttttgttgaagaaaaacAACCTTTCCTTTTGGCCTCTTTTCTCCTCTCCATGCCATGCATCACGCAATCTTGTCTGCGTAGGTGTTCCTTTTCAGCTTTCCTCCTGTCCTTGGTTTTATATTTCTTGTGTTTTACTTGCTCATGAGTCACGACGGGAAAAAGTTGATTAGTGCTGAGGCAAAATTGCCTGTGCAACCTGTCTATTAAGGCAAGCATTGGGTTGACTAATCACTGTATTCAGACATAATCAAGAGAACAATATTAAACAAGAAATCCCATAAGGGTTCTCTTTGTTtgttaaacaaataaataaacttTTTAGATAATGGGGAAATAGAAATATTGTAATTTTGTTGTCATGCTAATTGTATAAATTATCCATGAACATTAggcttctttttattttttttcgtaTTGGCCTATTTAGTGATtgaataatatatattttttactttttatatataattattaaaCTTTTTCTTACGAGCACAATTTAAAGAATGAGTATCATCCAGTATATGCCGATTCGATATTTAAACATTTCCTTCTAAAATGTTTTTCATACTTGTGGATTATCTTTTGTACTTCTATAATATATCATTTCGAAACCAAAAACATAGAGGGAAAAAGATTTGCTATGATTTACACGTTAATTAAAGTTATTGTCAACAATGAACATTTCAAAGTATTAAATTTTTTGGGCTACATGAAACAATATTATTCTTCCATTCACCAGAGACATGTGCTCATGCAAGCTATTAGTAAATTTGACATAATATCGCGTTTAATGAAGTTTCCAATGGTTGGTTTGACTATTAGAAATAATCAACAGGGTCAAAGAATGATGCTAAAAACAAAAGAGGTTGCTTTATAATTGGCCGTCAGGCCACGGAAAAATAATCAAATAGGACATCACTACGAGAGATGTTTTCCTATATTCAATATCATTTAGTAATAGAGACTTTAATGAAATAAACAAATTATCAATTATcaaaattaatattttcacGTCACAGAATTTGTTGGATGATAcactaattttttaaaaacaacaTATTTTTTGCtcgaaaagaaaaataaagcacTAACAAACcaacaaaatatttttttcgcACGTGCCCAATTTCTTAATAGTTCAATTGTTGATAAATACTCATAAATTATTTCCTGAATAATACAGGTTTCGAATTCTTAAGAtagtttttcctttcttaaaaTGTTTTTTTTCACGTTGGTGGATCATGTCTGTACCTTTAGCATTTAGCATGTTCAATGACATTCTGGAAAATTAGTACCATTACCTTTTTTTGGTGGCTTCAATTGAAGTTTAGTGTTGCTAAACTTTAATTAGTTTATtgattaatatatttttatggaAGAAGTTGACAAGCGTTTCAAGTAAATGCTCGTGCTGTGCACTAGGAGGTTTTAGTGTCATAAATTAGGTTTTTCTTATTGAATATTTACTTAAAGATGTGTCCTTGAGTTGACTCCATTTATCCGTAGACCTGTTGTACTTCAAGCTCATTTTATGGTACGTCACAGTCCATAAAAGGTCGaagttaaatttttatttttatttaacttTTTAGGACAGTAGGCAAAGTATGAGGAGGTTTAATGAACTCCCAAATCTCAATAATATCTTGAGAAATACCGCACAACTAGTCGCTACTCTATTTTAAATTGTTCCACCTGCTTTGATCTCCAAAAGGTTATTTATACAATATTCCAATATAATTATATTGCTTTTATTGTGGGTCTTCcaaagaataaaacaaatcaaaGCCCATGTTTTTATTCTATTATTAAGCTTCCTTATATTTGTCAGCCCGAAAATGACCTCTTTTCCAAAATAaccaaattgaaaaaataatttgacGCAACAAGAAGGTATACGAGAAACATATGCCAAATGTAAATGGGATGAATTTACGAAGCGATAGGGAAGAGTAAACGGAAAGTAGAATTACTCGATCAGAGATGCAAAGCGAATTACTATATATGTTTAACACCATTTTAAACCTTTGTTTAGAGAATGTGCTGAAGACTAGTAAACTGATGATTACGAGAACAGCTTTCTTTCTAAATTCCGccctggaaaaaaaaattttctaagttgCCTAGTGCTTCTAGAGTAATAAATTAGCTTTGCTATATATTGAGGCGTTGCATTTGCTCATCTCTCAGttataatttgattttttttttttgggacaatAACTCCAACTTTTTGTTTGATTATGGGAAACTCTATATACTCTCCCAGGAGTTTTCATCTTCCCTTTGGCCTGTTAAGTATTACGACATCTTTGCCCTGGCAAAAAATATTCCAGCAAATAAACCTGAAAACTGTATCGAGTTAGCCTCACAGTATCAAACAAAATAACAAACGAAAATTTTTAGCAAATAGGATTGGCAGCAAACTGACCAAATAGTATGCTGAAGAAATTGGGAAAATTGACAGGAACCCTGAAAACTATGATTCCAGCGATAGAAATAGGAATCTTGTTTAAGGAACCAACCAGACTGCgattaagcaaaaaaaaaagatgtggTAAGCTGAAACAATGTCAGATTAAGAGAAGGCAGAAAGCTTAAAACAATATTCGATTTTCTTCTGATTTGTATATCAGGCATACCCCAAGATAATTTCGCATGAGTACCTGTAAGTCGTAGGACTAGTTTGATTTAAAAACCACATAGAGCTGAAGCTGATAGCAAGTCCAAGCAGCCCACTAGCTGTCGCAACAACCCAAAACATTGGCATCCTTATTACATTCCTGCACCAGTTAAAACAGTCATAAACAATAGTAGTATTTTCTCCCCTCCGCCCTCTAGTATAGCACAAAAAGTAACCGCTTATCAAAGAGGTGCAAAATAGCATAATAACACAGCTTGAGGATGAAGGCACATACGCATTAATTACATAATCCCATTCATTGAACACGAGAATCAACAAGACTGCAAATGGTAAAGATAATGAATTGTTTAGTAACACCATTGAAACTTCATTAAGTGATCCAGATTCTGTCAATTGCTTAGCTCTGTCCATAACTCGTCGCAAAGTGAGCTGCAGCAtgaaaatacacaaaattttaGGTAAATGCACGGGAGAATACTTCAGGTTGTCAATgttatttcagatttgtcaattGGTTTCTCTGTCCGAGTTAAAGAAGTATACCGAGTAACTTGCAGTTAAAATGCAGTTCAAAGTTTGCCACGCATAACCCGTGGCATCAAATGAGAGATCTGTTATTCCTCCACTTATGGCAGATGTTATCTGCAATGAAAAAACACAAACTATCAGAGATTTCACTGTGAACCCCAATTTTCTCCCCTCCCTTGCTCACAATATCCCCCACTATTTTAGACCGGGCGAGGCGTGGAAGAGTAAAATTGCAGAGTGATTCAGATAACAGGTTTGAAACACACGAGTAGTAGCAAAAGCAGAAAGGTAACATCGTGGGACAATAAAGTTTTTCATTGAATTGCAGATCAAGCATGTACCAGAACAGCTAAAATTCATGCGAGAGGTCATATatcaaaagtttcaatttttcttgtacATTCAGGTCAATGGAGCCTCAACTGCTATACCCAAAACAATCACCTGATTAGTTTTTATACAAGATTTAACAGATTTTGATTTCATAATAGAACTCTTAAAGGAGCAGAAAGAAAATCCTTTTCCAGATTCAGTGGAGCAATTCTTATGGTATACCTCTTCGAAATGAGTTGAAAAAGCACAACAGCATTGTCTAAGACTGCCCTTACTCACAGGTGCTAACTTGTGAAGACTACTGTTCAAAAATAACACCTGTGAAGACTACTGTTCAAAAAGACCTACTGCTACCAAGACATACTTTACTATTGATGAGAATTTGGATACTAGGGACAATGGAATAACTGGACTTGCAGTTAAGTACTCTACTAAGAATGATAACATAAACTACTTGATTCCAAAATCATATCCATAGGCAATTAGTTTAAAAGCATCACACTCATAGGAAAGAATGTAAGTACCATAAGAAACATCGCAGTCCACACTTTGTGATTCTGACGCTTCCGGAAAAGATAAAATTCTCCAATTGCTGTTAAAATATTTGTCACATTCTTCAGAATTGTCACCATTGCAATATTTATGTATTTCAGACTGAAAAGGTTCACAAGAAATATCCTTGGCTCAATGATATGAAAAAAAATCTCCCTAAGAAAATTTTCCAAACTAGAATGCACAAGTGATGCTTTTCCAGCTGTGACAGCCATTACAGCACAATAGAACGTACCTGTACATGCCTGATACAAGCATTCCAATGAATATTAAGTTAACAGGAATCCAGACTTTAATAAGTTTCCAATTTAGCTTTTCCACTGAAACAGCTCCACAGAGAcccaaaacaacaacaacaagagaACTGATAAAATTCTGCATAAAGTAACACAAACGATTAAGCTACATCAACGTTCACTGATTCCTTAAATGAATTC encodes:
- the LOC113774463 gene encoding transcription factor MYB119-like, translating into MEGGGLGGSFPYGNYCQRDHHLGLPLLKPRPPLTAIDRFLCGQRHFSQLEILANFKNKATLVPVNSDFVSSSSGGAIHGHAGGGGVFSWPITLPPSHDTSSSVNGVLFNKESTPNLSPEMNPSVGLEKEEDLPRVPRGTGRRGKGDPSVALIKGQWTEEEDNTLRKLVKHFGVKKWAQIAEKMVGRAGKQCRERWHNHLRPDIKKDAWSQEEEKLLVEAHIEVGNRWAEIGKRIPGRTENSIKNHWNATKRRQNSKKKFKKPEGVHNGRNQSTILQEYIKSTCFNDDSLINISTGPSSTTMIPVNSAATQITPSNSVISEDPTSAHFNMLYPELSQSASGDSSSYLAQHSYDDEMNFMQNLFGSYNLNVSTSCKNDKGKAPLDIGINQKDKCSTSFNSSGYNSTNSNNQDFGGNLDYGFFPSFAEPSLPTRTYLGDQESNQPIRMYSDAYLSHILDGGNVLCALPEVYPSNMNMEKMMIDQASPSVGKEVDLIEMISNSQFARKNATNNFVF
- the LOC113774473 gene encoding GDP-mannose transporter GONST2-like, with product MSSEIKLESIVCKNGDEPALNHLDGDGSFSHRKNEVHKIQDDFRSHRDWSISDSPTTAERRAAASHRFVFESVVIQCFCVYTLEWFFKGNRAALGEIANLLFNGNEKQVHGFGRKSGPLVAGTAYCLSSCSMILLNKIVLSSYAFSAGISLMFYQNFISSLVVVVLGLCGAVSVEKLNWKLIKVWIPVNLIFIGMLVSGMYSLKYINIAMVTILKNVTNILTAIGEFYLFRKRQNHKVWTAMFLMITSAISGGITDLSFDATGYAWQTLNCILTASYSLTLRRVMDRAKQLTESGSLNEVSMVLLNNSLSLPFAVLLILVFNEWDYVINANVIRMPMFWVVATASGLLGLAISFSSMWFLNQTSPTTYSLVGSLNKIPISIAGIIVFRVPVNFPNFFSILFGLFAGIFFARAKMS